The segment AAAAGTATCACCTTGAAcgtttatatacatattatttaaataaaaaaaaaaacaaaaaaaagtctagcAAAGTATGTagataaaaatgtatttatttggGTTTCCTTTGCATATCGCGCAATTTAGACTACAGTCTGTTGAAGAAAAGtgtcttgaattaatttcttagaaaaatatattaataataTTCACAGTGCCCACAGTGCCCACAGAGCCTGAAGAAACCTAAAAACATCAGGCGAAACGTCGCTTAAAAGCtgcaaaagtttttcttttcattgacAAACAATTgctgtggaatttttctcaatataagagcatttaaattttttttttatagctaTTCAAAGAAATACTTTGAGTTGTTTCTTATCTTACGAGCGCAGTGATTCACATTTCGACACCAATTTCCTGCTCCCAATCgcttcaattcaattttctgaattcttcttttaacaATTCCTCTGTATGTGATACATTCTTTTACTATTTACACACAcaacacattttttcttctccctaTCAACGCATCTTCCGCTTaaattgatgatgaaaaaaaattcgtaaGAGAAACAACAATCGatataaaatgtgaaattattatattaCTCATAAGTACAGAAAGTGATTCATTAATTCGTGTGTTTGTAGCTCAAACAAtgttatacaaaaaaaaagaagaatttgtaCAGAGTAAATGAAGAGCatgatataaaattaaatttccctgGCTTGTGGCTTCCATTGCGATATCATATTTCTTTGCGCGGTGAAAATTGATTGACAACAACAATGAATATAAATTAGCAAATTATTATGCGTATCTACTAAGTTGAAATTTTGTAATGTATTGATTTTGCGGATGAATggtttataataataatttgtataCTTACGTACATATTAAAATTGGAATCAACAATGCAGGGTGCTGACAAAGCTATAAATCGCATTAACTAACACTGTTAAAGCTCTATTAATCTCTATTTTattagagaaattaaaaatagggGAGGACAGTCTAAAAAGTTCAACACTTGCAATACccattttatgttaaattcaatttagaaattaaactttttttatcttttcttctttagaaTCTCCCCAGAGGGTGTTGACATTGTCCTTGATTGCCTCTGCGGTGAGGAGTGCAACAGGAGCTACACACTACTGAAGCCAATGGGCAAGTACATCTTGTACGGATCATCGAATGTAGTAACGGGAGAAACGAAGAGTTTCTTCAGCGTTGCCCGTTCATGGTGGCAAGTGGACAAGGTGTCACCCATTAAGCTATTCGATGAGAATAAGAGCTTGGCTGGCTTCAATCTGCGACACTTGCTGTACCAGCAGGATGGGGTGGAGTACGTGAAGAATACAATTGAAGCTATTTTTGATTTGTGGAAGGATGGCAAGATTAAACCCACCATTGATTCCACCTGGGCCCTCGAGGATGTTGCCGAGGCCATGCAGAAGATGCACGATCGCAAGAATATTGGCAAGATTGTCCTTGATCCAGCCATGGAGCCCAAACCCAAACCTGCCACTCCTGCCAAGGGTAAAGCTAAGGCCAAGAAGGAAGCGAGTGAGGAGAAGAATGGCGACAAGGAGAAGAAAGTGAGCAaactcaaaagatttttttatttaagaatattcaaactaactcaaaattattttattttttttttaaattagccCGAAAATGAGGCGGAAAAGAAGGAGGAAGCGAATGATAAGGAAGCCACTGAGGGTGAAGCTAAAGCAGCTGAAAAGGAAAATGGCGAAGCGACTGAGAGTGAAAAACAATCAAGCTGAATTAATGGCCATTAGAATGCAAATTGGCATCTTAAACCACCACCAATACCCCCCCCCACTCTCTCCCTCAAAGCACCACCAAGATCCTGCtggattataaaaaaaatttctttcttttatgttgaataaaacaaaaaaaaaactcagccAATGTGAAAAGATAAAATCTTGAGGGCCACCAATCCAgcaagtgaaaaagaaaaggtttgTAAGAATCATacccttaaaagaaaatccatttatcaaaatattttgtagaaaaaaaatgaaaatcgttaaaaatattttccgacGAATTATGTAAGAAATTTTCTGTAGTTTTcagcatatttttttaggcatattttaatgatgtagacttaataaaaaaagaaagaaaaagatttacaaactgctccaaaaaaaataaatgattaagaGTGAAGAAGTTAGTGGAGTTGATGAAGAAGATGTGGAGATAAAAAGtgcttttgtgcttttaatgtgtcataaataaataaattgaacggGAGTGAACATAATGGAAGATGATggtaataaagaagaaaaaagacgAATGATCACTTTGTAAgcttttgttgaatttagttttattattaatcgagaaaagggaaaaaatgagagaaatttgaaaaattgaagaaaaaattaattcatttatattGTACAATAATATTGTTCTTACACAATTCGTTCGTTGATATAAATACACAATgattacaatttattaaaaaaaatatatataaatattaataaactataaaatagAACCTTATGCGCTATCCATAATTAACTACTTATAATTATTCTCAAAATCTTACGAGATCAATCAACAAAGAATATTGTAAAGTGAAAACTTAAAACGGTTTCCATGTGAACCTCTATTAAAGAAAGCCTATTAAAACTGCATTGAAAGttattattaatgaaaaaaaaatgatgataaagaagaagaaaaaaaaaaacgaaccaattttgcaaattattgtGTGCTTTCGGTGTCAGCCTATTgtcataataaaaaatgaaaaagaagaaataatcagcatattaatttattgtaatttcaataaattctttaaaaaaaaactacctacaaaactttttaagtTAATGTCACTATTACTACGATATAAtcactaacttttaaaatgcttGACTTTTGACATCTCGAGCACTATTCCAGTATctctaaataaaagaaaaaaatcatattccAAAATACTTAAATATTTCCATACTCTATCatctaaaatttcattttccttttaattttaaagagaataaaaatattttttcactttaatattaaaaaaaaattgcgcggaatggcattgaaaaaaatggatgACGTAGAGAAgcattagatttatttttgtgatagAAAACGAGACGAAAGAATAGAAATCACACgtaaagaaaacttagaatatttttgtaaaagaaaaataaaaaatcacaaaagctcaaaagaaaatttttacacctttaaacaagaaaaaaagataaaaacgAATCATTGCCagttttttaatcaaagaCAAGTTTGAAAACAATCAATGAGCTATTTTATACAATGACATCTGATCAGCATTTATATACACCATAAACACAATGAATattcaatgaaagaaaaaagattattaataaaatattctagctttttatataatgaaaaagaattaaaaaatttttgctaGCAAAGAAAACTCACTCATACCCTATATTGGCTTTTTATACCAACATATCAGAACAAGGATATCaacataaatttctcaaatacacacaaacaaacacacacacacatacttttttgactaaatattgatcaaaaagCTAAGATAGAGAGCgatattttaaaagtattaagcaaaaacaagtaaaaaaaaacatgaagaaattattgaagtaGTGCGACCAAAAATTTCTACAATTGACTGCATATATTTTTCTacctttattttttgtataacTCTACATTTTACAAGaccatttaatgaaaaacaacaCTTATCGTAGATTTGAAAGagaataacattttttaatcaacgCGTCTGCCTCTTTCacagaaaagtaaatttttcataaattaattaggaagaaattattgcaagaaaaaaaaatgaatgcaaaAGTATTAGAAATGCGCCCGTGTGTTTTAGCTTCAATTTAATGCCTGGACTTTGAAGAATAGTTTTAAACAGCAAAATGCAAATCGTGGCAAAGCAGCAAAAATGTATTGAAAGATCAGGTGACAATAAACGCAcacgcaagaaaaaaatccacaatttcaaaaaaaaaagtccaaaaattctcaatgggCGAGAGTGTAATAGGGAGAATCAcagaagataattttttttaagttttcaaataaaaaaaatcataataattAAAGCTCCAGCAGAGATtgcagagaaaaaggaaataatttgaaaaaatgagCCCGCCAGAaattactaaaagaaaatttttaaaataaaaaaaaactatttaaatgacgaaaaaaaatattgtactATTATGGATGAATGTGCttatgaaatttataaatttgatgagaaaattcatgcagTTATTGATAAATGAAGGGCATgcattatatatttatgaatCACAATTCTCTATTatatgataaataaatatatggaaaaaaacattgtgtgttttatttattctcatttttttaagcttattcagaattttttttttgtaaaattttctcatacattATGCGTAATGTCCTTTCCAATTTCTTTATTGTAGATAATTATTATCTTCTTCTATTGTAGTGGTAAATTCCACACGTTCCACACTCACACCGCTCACACCACTACAAAATCCAGaaacgaaaatatttttcgcggtttttttttgctaactCTTTAGCGTCCGTAACGCTCCCTAGCCAATATAAGCAGAAACTCAACATTATGTTTCGTGTTTTTTAtaatagaaatatttcattggaTTGTCCCATATCTTCAGGGATTAAACTCACACAATAAAATGCGTGAGAATCAGCCCGTACATCTGGGACAACCAAACAATgaatagtttaaaatttttcgcGCAATATCTCCATTTTCACAAACGCTTTTCCAGAAAAATTCTTGCGCAGTCCTGTAAAAAGTCTCTAATGGGACTGATTAGAGTGCCCCAAATTGTTTAGAGATGTAATTTTTGCGGCTTTTTCCCCAACAAAAATCTCGCAGTGACATAACCTCATTCCGGGAATGCCcacttgaaggaaaattctccattCTCGTGGCCCCACGGCCCATAAATTCCTGAGGGGCGCTTCTCACGACACTTCATTGCACGGCAAACATGTGTGGAGCTTTGAAGAGCCGCATTTTTAGGACATTTACGGCAATTTTGTCACGGGCCTTGAGATTTTTCCCCGGGCCATGAGATATTTCACGCGAATTTCACCTgtttttcaccaattttcccacttttcaCTTTTACACGACACAGAACAATAACCACACTAATGGTTTTTTATTCATATGTCGTGAAAAACCCGTGAAAATTGCCGAAAAATAGGGAAAACAAAAGCAAATTcacgtgaagaaaaaaatcgcgtGAGATCGGCAAGATCGGCAAAATGCGCGCCAAACtgattgtttacattttttgacaaatctCGTGGCCCGTCAAGGCCCACCGCCGCCATTTGTATCATTCTTTAGTTGTGTTTTAATTAACTCAAATGAGTTAGTTTTAGAGAATTATATGAGCGTCCTTTGTTGATTTAAAATGATCGAGTTGCTTGTTTTCGAAGGGAAATCTGTTAAGTCTGTTAATGATTTAATAACTTACATACTTATGAAATATTCTTCCAAAATGTAATATACAAAAACACAGACTCATTCATTAGTTTTTCTAAAGATCAAGCTTTTagtaattattaaatttacattttctcctcttttagTGTATTTAACAAGAAATTAGTGAATGAGTCAGAATGATTTATTGACGACAATTGACTGAATTACTTTTATCTTacctttttatttaacttttttttattagaaagattttccttGACCATGAtgattatattattttatatagaatCTTAGCCTCAGTCAGTTGGATACTTTTCTTTACAACCAAAAAATTTCACACGCTTTTAAGGTAATTTCCTAATTATAAAAACTTCGGTAGATTATCACTATATAAGCTGGAGATAATCTTGCTTTAGAATGTAGTTCACATTCGGCAGTCAGTTCAACAGAACATCGTGTATtaataaaaagtgaattttataacttttatcAGAATGAAGACAGTTTATTTCGTCCTTATCGTCTCTTGCTTTTTAGTAGCTCCTGGAACTAATGTAAGtgttgatttcttttcaaattaaaggCTTGATTTAACAAATTGAATCAAATAAACTCCAATCATTCTGCCTCGAAACAGGCTCAAGAAGTGATCAAGAAGGCAATAACCGACTACTTACTTCCTTGTTCATCGGAAATCGActtgggaaaaataaatattcctgctttgcaaaatggcgacatTTCGGGGATTACTCCAGTTATAAACTGTGTAGCTGACTGCATAAGCAAGAGGCTGGACCTAATCAATCCCGACGGTGCCTTCCAAATGGATAATTTCAGACAAAGACTCGGACTATTTATCCTTCCAGATGAAATACAATCATTTGTTGAAAGTTGCGAAGGAAATATCGGTCAgggaaaatgtcaaatatcTGGAGATTTCTACAAGTGCATTCTCGTTGATAAAATTCTAGgcagaattttctcataaaaattcttaaagatatttttgtaattacacaatttaaaaatcagtTCTAAGTTAATGGTAAAAAacggaatttttgaaaaataaaacaaaaatgtacattaaaaacagctaaaatatAGGTTGCTCATATTCAATCTACATCAAATTAGACCCGAAGCTTTTCTAAATGTttacagaaataaaaaaaaaatttgaagaaaaccTTTGTTTTAGTTCTTTCCAATCAActaaaaattcacagaatttttatgcaaaatcttcaaattgtTCGGAAATAAATTTCGCAGAAATGAGTGTAATAAAAGGATGAAATAATGGAGATAAAAACTCGAATGCAAATCCATTTTGATAcactttttattacaaaaacaTTACTATAAGTATTTTTGTAGTCTAATATATAGCgtcacatttaattaaaatagtaAAACAATTGTAAGATATTTTCTCATGTAATtcatcttaaaatattttccccgCATAAAGGGGGAAGAGTTATCTATATATTTGGCGAAATGAGACCCATTGGAGATCACTGTGTGTGACCCCCGGGGAAACTCATTGAAAGTCATTTGAAAAAGGGGattttttgtcaaataaatatttgagctcactactaaaaaaaagtttaaaaagaaaatgattttattcatcactttcttttatcttttttggatattttatgcTGCTTTTCGgctaatttttatatttttgtttttaaatttacttttctacTTTCTAAATCCTTTATCTTTTTTGTCAATTCTGAGTATAttataatatttgtttttttaatagttgtgtaaatttcttaaatggTTCCTCACATAAATTCAtaagttgaattttttccacacCATCTTTTCTCCCGATGgggagaaaagagaaaatggttCGTCAAAAAAAGGTCATGATgtgagatttttaaatttagtaagtccaaattggatttatttttatttatcttttctaCTGCTATcgtttatcaatttaaaataattgagtattttttgtcatcattctttttttttactttagcTTGAATGTGgctttctctctaaaatatattttacaatttttttctttttgtatttcttcctCAAGTTCCTACATTactaattcctttttttcacacTCTTTCTCTCTTGCTTAATATGGCTCAGAAGACGCTCTATACGCTTGTAAAAGTTACCTTTACACTGGTTTTTTTgccctttaaaaaatattcttttttttttgtaatatcataatcttttcttgaaatttattcacgCGCCCTCCCATAAAACTTATCGacctaaaaaatatcttctattttttttatgaaatattgtgATGATTAATTGAACAATTGAGCATTTAaatctattaataaaatttataccttaatcacttttttctcttctattttgttcacgattaaaattaattctttactttttctaattattttttttctttagagagCCAGAAAGTCTTTAAATTTGTGGTTGTTTCTTCTAAAACTCGAGAGACAATGGGGTTCTTACAATCTAACCTTTctcactttgtttttttttactgtttttttttttcaattatttttatttctttttttttaacattgaatatcaatgttttaaatattagATTTGGGCTTCACCTTAAAAATCCCCTTTCGTACTCATTTGTTTCTTATTTTCTACAGAgacttgtaatttttttcttcttttatcgCTATATTTTTCCACCACGTTCTTCCTTTTTATGAATAGAATGGCTATATATATAGGTAgtaaaattatcatttaagaggaaaggttttttttctataggaATCTCGCTCTCTTGgctataaagaaattttctttcctgtgcttttttgcaatcttttttttccttagtttgttcttcttcttttattctctctttttttgggaAGACCTCAGCAAATGAAGctgtttgttctttttttggaCACAAATAACTACATGgtattacttttttctttcttgttaaatttataatgtcggaagaaaagaattcaagCGAATAAATCGCTCAAATTCTCACTCCATTTGACtatttttcatcatctttctttagtgatttctttttgttgttttgcttatatttcaatttaattgggaACCTTACTACGAATATTTATAGTTTTTATGTGACATAACTCACTAatattaatagttttttttcttttcacaatatttacttaaatcattatttttttctccccgtAAGATTTATCagatatgcaaattttcaatactatttgaattttatttttttaatttattatttactcaCAAAAGTAGGAAACACGGGTTTGCATGTAGTTCTTtttaagtgaaagaaaaaagttgtttgtagaaagctttttataaaattgttttttaagacaaaaaagaaatgattgttatttaaaaaaaatgtgtttcgCGCATTTTTCTATTGACACTCTTTTCAATATCTGTCAAAACTCTGACAGTTATCAAAGtgtaaaaggatatttttaaataaagaaataacatTCTTCTAAAAGATTCTAAAGACGAAAGAAGCTTGAAGATAGACGttggaaaactttaaaatatattataaatcttaagacttaaaaaaaagcatctttcaaaaattctaaagagaaAAGAACTTTGAAGACagtttgggaaaaaaaattgacatatAATTTGACAGTTGAAAAAATAGAACGTCAAAATTGTTAcagttatttaaaattgaattttctacaaaCCCTTTTCCTTTCAGTATCTCTAAAATGtccaataaagaaaaaaatacgttgAATTAAAATGAGGTAATCATTCTTGTGCTTTTCCT is part of the Lutzomyia longipalpis isolate SR_M1_2022 chromosome 3, ASM2433408v1 genome and harbors:
- the LOC129791516 gene encoding uncharacterized protein LOC129791516 codes for the protein MKTVYFVLIVSCFLVAPGTNAQEVIKKAITDYLLPCSSEIDLGKINIPALQNGDISGITPVINCVADCISKRLDLINPDGAFQMDNFRQRLGLFILPDEIQSFVESCEGNIGQGKCQISGDFYKCILVDKILGRIFS